The Gemmatimonadota bacterium genome has a segment encoding these proteins:
- a CDS encoding NADH-quinone oxidoreductase subunit N yields MGIDLATPGGATLALLPELLLTAWALVVLLVVAWRHRTAADTRFVGLLSLFGYLLAVVATGWLAWRGARADGLPQMIALDGFRFASDALLLWIGGAIAVLSLRWLERQGILAPEYYVLLMLATVGMMLLAGAADLITVFLGLEVMSISVYVLAGYDRTRRSSAEASLKYFLLGAFASGFLLYGIALIYGATGQFNFALIGAQLSATPPTLMAKFGMGLLLIGFGFKVAAVPFHAWAPDVYEGSPTPVTAFMASGVKAAAFLALARLLAEAFPAYVLLWRPIIAVLAVATILVGNLTALAQTSMKRMLAYSAVAHAGYLMLALWAHSDEGTAAVLVYLLAYSITTVAAFGILASIERAGARTVLLTDLEGLFSVRPFASLGLAVCMLSLLGFPGTFGFIGKWYLISATLGQGEAFLPIVAMIGSGISIGYYLPVILAMTLKPTRTRSAHTTIRFPIPAKIAVAICVAAILVFGLLPNIPLNFATQEAVHLRQTAMPTGPR; encoded by the coding sequence ATGGGGATCGACCTCGCCACACCGGGCGGTGCGACACTGGCACTGCTCCCTGAGTTGCTGCTCACCGCCTGGGCGCTGGTGGTCCTGCTCGTCGTCGCGTGGCGGCATCGTACGGCGGCCGATACGCGGTTCGTAGGGCTCTTGTCGCTCTTCGGCTATCTCCTCGCCGTCGTTGCGACCGGCTGGCTGGCCTGGCGTGGCGCACGGGCGGACGGCCTGCCGCAGATGATCGCGCTCGACGGCTTCCGGTTCGCGAGCGATGCCTTGCTGCTCTGGATCGGCGGGGCCATTGCCGTGCTGTCGCTGCGCTGGCTCGAACGGCAAGGCATTCTCGCCCCGGAGTATTACGTCCTGCTGATGCTCGCGACCGTGGGGATGATGCTCCTCGCTGGCGCGGCCGACCTGATCACCGTCTTCCTCGGGCTCGAGGTGATGTCGATCTCGGTGTATGTCCTCGCCGGCTACGATCGCACACGGCGCTCTTCCGCGGAAGCATCGCTCAAGTATTTCCTGCTGGGTGCCTTCGCCTCCGGTTTCCTGCTGTACGGCATCGCGCTCATCTACGGCGCGACCGGACAGTTCAACTTCGCCCTGATCGGGGCGCAGCTGTCGGCCACACCGCCCACGCTGATGGCAAAGTTCGGCATGGGGCTGTTGCTGATCGGCTTCGGCTTCAAGGTCGCCGCAGTGCCGTTCCACGCCTGGGCACCCGACGTCTATGAAGGCTCTCCGACCCCGGTCACGGCGTTCATGGCGAGCGGCGTCAAAGCGGCGGCGTTCCTCGCGCTCGCGCGCCTGCTGGCCGAGGCGTTCCCGGCGTATGTGCTGCTCTGGCGCCCGATCATCGCGGTGCTGGCGGTGGCCACGATTCTGGTCGGCAACCTGACAGCCCTCGCGCAGACCTCGATGAAGCGGATGCTGGCCTACAGCGCAGTCGCCCACGCTGGCTACCTGATGCTCGCGCTCTGGGCCCACAGCGATGAGGGAACGGCGGCGGTACTCGTCTACCTGCTGGCCTACTCTATCACAACGGTGGCCGCCTTCGGGATCCTCGCCTCCATCGAGCGTGCCGGTGCACGCACCGTGCTGCTCACCGACCTCGAAGGTCTTTTCTCGGTCCGGCCCTTCGCGTCACTCGGGCTCGCAGTCTGCATGCTCTCCCTGCTCGGTTTCCCGGGCACGTTCGGCTTCATCGGCAAGTGGTATCTCATTTCGGCCACGCTGGGGCAGGGTGAGGCATTTCTTCCGATCGTGGCAATGATCGGCAGCGGTATCTCGATCGGCTACTACCTCCCGGTGATTCTCGCAATGACGCTGAAGCCGACGCGGACCCGCTCGGCGCACACCACCATCCGCTTCCCGATTCCGGCCAAGATCGCCGTTGCGATCTGTGTTGCCGCCATTCTGGTGTTCGGCTTGCTGCCCAACATCCCCTTGAACTTCGCGACCCAGGAAGCGGTACACCTGCGGCAGACCGCGATGCCGACCGGCCCGCGCTGA
- the nuoL gene encoding NADH-quinone oxidoreductase subunit L: MIQLVWLAVLFPLLGALFNGVLAARKSRAKGLVSFVGVGTLVAAFGVALAVFSELRGGTEESVRVMLWQWMPISNRLSIDLALQVDHLSVIMLLVVTGIGSLIHLFSVGYMHDDPGYARYFAYLNLFVAFMLVLVLGASLPVSFIGWEGVGLCSYLLIGFWFEIDANADAGKKAFLANRIGDFGVLMAMFLIWWYLGSLEYTEIARRAPALLSLGGTTATLITMLIFLGCTGKSAQIPLYVWLPDAMAGPTPVSALIHAATMVTAGVFLVVRTGVLFALAPATLELIAIIGALTAFFAATIGLKQYDIKKVLAYSTVSQLGYMFLGVGTGAYASGIFHLVTHAFFKALLFLGAGSVIHAMHHALHHAHSHRDAQDMRNMGGLRKAMPWTFALMAIATLAIAGVPPLSGFWSKDEILTMAFAKGQTNPVYLICWVLGLAAALMTAYYMARLVAMTFLGKFRGGDATETGLHEAPWVMTGPLVILGLLSVVGGALNLPELVGGSEAMHRWLEPVTAPADALLPIVAMPHGSTELLLIGGAVAIGLLGLFLGITRTLRAPIATPELATPDVGLARLLYDKYRIDELYQKLIVGPVVWIARKVLWQGMDQFLVDRLAVGGTARVAEGLGWLGSRLQNGQVALYVTMFAIGAVLILRSLVG; encoded by the coding sequence GTGATCCAGCTCGTCTGGTTGGCCGTGCTCTTCCCGCTCCTGGGCGCGCTGTTCAATGGCGTCCTCGCCGCGCGCAAATCCCGCGCGAAGGGGCTCGTCTCCTTCGTCGGGGTCGGGACTCTGGTGGCGGCTTTCGGGGTCGCGCTCGCCGTGTTCAGCGAACTGCGAGGCGGGACCGAGGAATCGGTGCGGGTGATGCTGTGGCAGTGGATGCCGATCTCGAACCGCCTCAGCATCGATCTCGCCCTGCAGGTGGACCATCTCTCGGTCATCATGCTCCTCGTGGTGACCGGGATCGGCTCGCTGATCCATCTCTTCTCCGTCGGGTACATGCACGACGACCCGGGGTATGCCAGGTATTTCGCCTACCTGAACCTCTTCGTCGCCTTCATGCTTGTGCTGGTGCTCGGCGCCTCGCTGCCAGTGAGCTTCATCGGCTGGGAAGGAGTCGGGCTCTGTTCCTACCTGCTGATCGGGTTCTGGTTCGAGATCGATGCCAACGCCGACGCGGGCAAGAAGGCCTTTCTCGCCAACCGGATCGGTGACTTCGGCGTCCTGATGGCGATGTTCCTGATCTGGTGGTACCTCGGCTCGCTCGAATACACCGAAATCGCGCGACGGGCACCGGCGCTGCTCTCCCTCGGCGGCACGACGGCAACACTGATCACCATGCTGATCTTCCTGGGCTGCACCGGCAAGTCGGCGCAGATCCCGCTCTACGTCTGGCTGCCCGATGCGATGGCCGGTCCGACTCCGGTGTCTGCCCTCATCCACGCGGCCACGATGGTGACCGCCGGCGTCTTTCTGGTGGTGCGCACCGGGGTGCTCTTCGCGCTGGCCCCGGCCACGCTGGAACTGATCGCGATCATCGGTGCACTGACCGCGTTCTTCGCGGCGACGATCGGCCTCAAGCAGTATGACATCAAGAAGGTGCTCGCCTATTCGACCGTCTCGCAGCTCGGATACATGTTCCTCGGCGTCGGCACGGGGGCGTACGCCAGCGGCATCTTCCACCTGGTCACCCACGCGTTCTTCAAGGCGCTGCTCTTCCTCGGTGCCGGCAGCGTGATCCACGCCATGCATCACGCCCTGCATCATGCGCACAGCCATCGTGATGCGCAGGACATGCGCAACATGGGCGGCCTGCGGAAGGCGATGCCCTGGACCTTCGCCTTGATGGCGATTGCGACGCTGGCCATCGCCGGCGTGCCTCCGCTCTCGGGCTTCTGGTCGAAGGACGAGATCCTGACGATGGCGTTTGCCAAGGGTCAGACCAATCCCGTCTACCTCATTTGCTGGGTGCTCGGGCTCGCCGCCGCCTTGATGACCGCGTACTACATGGCCCGGCTGGTCGCGATGACCTTTCTTGGCAAGTTCCGTGGGGGTGATGCGACCGAGACCGGGCTCCACGAGGCGCCGTGGGTGATGACCGGGCCCCTCGTGATCCTCGGGCTGCTCTCGGTCGTGGGTGGTGCGCTCAATCTCCCGGAACTGGTCGGCGGGAGCGAGGCGATGCATCGCTGGCTCGAGCCGGTCACGGCGCCGGCGGATGCCCTCCTCCCGATCGTTGCGATGCCCCACGGCAGCACCGAGCTCCTGCTGATCGGTGGTGCGGTGGCGATCGGACTACTCGGACTCTTCCTCGGCATCACGCGTACGCTGCGCGCTCCGATCGCGACGCCGGAGCTTGCGACGCCTGATGTCGGCCTCGCCCGACTCCTCTACGACAAGTACCGCATCGACGAACTCTATCAGAAGCTGATCGTCGGGCCGGTGGTCTGGATCGCGCGCAAGGTACTCTGGCAGGGGATGGACCAGTTCCTCGTGGATCGCCTCGCGGTGGGTGGTACGGCCCGGGTGGCCGAAGGACTCGGCTGGCTCGGCTCGCGGTTGCAGAACGGACAGGTCGCACTCTACGTGACCATGTTCGCGATCGGCGCGGTACTCATCCTTCGTTCGCTGGTGGGGTAA
- a CDS encoding NADH-quinone oxidoreductase subunit M, with protein sequence MTQFLASIGYEHWILHVLLLLPLLAIPLILVFPVHSARWIALTVALTELGLGLGLWWAFDSNNPGMQFVTDAAWLPQFGIGYRIGIDGISVLMVLLSVVMMPLVVWGSWRGIDQKQRGFYSLLLALKTGMLGVFISTDLFLFYTFWELLLIPMYFLIGIWGSSNRLYAATKFVIYTFVGSLLMLVAIVWMVWTVGKATGVYSFAYAHLLEHAESMAPWGGWLFVAFALAFAVKVPLFPFHTWLPDAHTEAPTAGSVDLAVILLKMGTYGFLRFAIPFFPAFALSKTTGLVMASLAVIGIVYAALVAMVQPDLKRLVAYSSVSHLGFVMLGIWGSTVESVQGAILVMVSHGLSTGALFFIIGMLYERRHTRKIADFGGLARVAPLMATAFTITAFSSIGLPGLNGFIGEFLVLIGSFGRYPWLVAAAATVVVFSAAYMLWSTQRVFFNRFTNPLNEGIGDLNFREIAVMAPLIIAMLWIGLYPKPLLHRTEAAARRYIELIQPHLPPASLPGISTSGMKP encoded by the coding sequence ATGACGCAATTCCTCGCCTCCATCGGATACGAGCACTGGATTCTCCACGTGCTCCTGCTGCTGCCGCTGCTCGCAATCCCGCTGATCCTGGTCTTCCCGGTCCACTCGGCGCGCTGGATCGCGCTCACGGTGGCGCTGACGGAACTGGGGCTCGGACTCGGACTCTGGTGGGCGTTCGATTCCAACAACCCCGGAATGCAGTTCGTCACTGATGCGGCGTGGTTGCCGCAATTCGGCATCGGCTACCGGATCGGCATCGACGGCATCTCGGTGCTGATGGTGCTGCTGTCGGTGGTGATGATGCCACTGGTTGTGTGGGGAAGCTGGCGCGGAATCGATCAGAAGCAGCGCGGCTTCTATTCGCTGCTGCTGGCGCTCAAGACGGGGATGCTCGGGGTCTTCATCTCGACCGACCTCTTTCTCTTCTACACCTTCTGGGAACTGCTGCTGATCCCGATGTATTTCCTCATCGGCATCTGGGGGAGCAGCAACCGCCTGTACGCGGCGACGAAGTTCGTGATCTACACCTTCGTCGGTTCGCTGTTGATGCTCGTCGCTATTGTCTGGATGGTGTGGACCGTCGGCAAGGCAACGGGGGTGTACTCCTTTGCCTACGCACACCTGCTGGAACACGCAGAATCGATGGCGCCGTGGGGCGGCTGGCTCTTCGTGGCGTTTGCGCTGGCATTCGCGGTGAAGGTGCCCCTCTTCCCATTCCACACCTGGCTCCCCGATGCGCACACCGAGGCGCCGACGGCGGGCTCGGTGGACCTCGCCGTGATCCTGCTCAAGATGGGAACCTACGGTTTCCTCCGCTTCGCGATCCCATTCTTCCCGGCCTTCGCCCTGTCGAAGACCACTGGTCTGGTGATGGCGTCACTCGCGGTAATCGGCATCGTGTACGCTGCCCTGGTGGCGATGGTGCAGCCAGATCTCAAGCGCCTCGTCGCCTACTCCTCGGTGAGCCATCTCGGCTTCGTCATGCTCGGCATCTGGGGCAGTACCGTCGAGAGCGTGCAAGGGGCCATTCTCGTGATGGTCTCCCATGGCCTCTCGACCGGTGCGCTCTTCTTCATCATCGGCATGCTGTACGAGCGACGGCACACCCGCAAGATCGCCGACTTCGGCGGACTCGCCCGGGTCGCCCCGCTCATGGCAACGGCGTTCACGATCACGGCCTTCTCGTCGATCGGGTTGCCGGGACTGAACGGGTTCATCGGAGAGTTCCTCGTCCTGATCGGCTCCTTCGGACGCTACCCCTGGCTGGTCGCGGCGGCAGCGACGGTGGTCGTCTTCTCCGCGGCCTATATGCTCTGGTCGACGCAGCGCGTCTTCTTCAACCGGTTCACGAACCCGCTCAACGAGGGAATCGGTGACCTGAACTTCCGCGAGATCGCGGTGATGGCCCCGCTGATCATCGCGATGCTCTGGATCGGGCTGTATCCGAAGCCGCTGTTGCACCGGACGGAGGCGGCGGCCCGTCGCTACATCGAATTGATCCAGCCGCACCTGCCGCCTGCCTCGCTGCCCGGCATTTCGACCTCGGGGATGAAGCCGTGA
- a CDS encoding phosphomannomutase/phosphoglucomutase: MNVPKSIFRQYDVRGIVGSELTPAFAEQLGRAIGTAARARLHRDATLAVGRDNRPSGEALAAALRHGIVSTGCTAIDVGMLPTPALYYAVSALGTDGGVQVTGSHNPPEFNGFKVMLAGDAIHGEEIIALWEAIVTERFDEGAGRHASDASILTRYRQAIVERHQLQRPVKVVVDCGNGVASLVAVATLQACGADVVPLFADSDGTFPNHHPDPTVLENLVDLQEAVRVHGAELGIAFDGDGDRIGAVDEDARPVWGDQLLVLFGRDAVRRFGPGIPVIFDVKCSDLLPQALTAAGARPIMWKTGHSLIKAKMKAEHSPLAGEMSGHIFFGGDWFGFDDALFAAARLLEIVSSQPGGLAPLLADLPETFATPELRVECADAVKFGLVEEAAAYFASRYPVSTIDGVRIEYPEGWGLIRASNTQAILVLRFEGATAAARDSYQHEVMSWLAGRGLRA, from the coding sequence GTGAACGTCCCGAAGTCGATTTTTCGTCAGTACGATGTCCGTGGCATCGTAGGCAGCGAACTCACCCCCGCCTTCGCCGAGCAGCTTGGCCGTGCCATCGGCACTGCAGCGCGGGCACGGTTGCATCGCGATGCGACGCTCGCCGTCGGGCGCGACAATCGCCCGAGCGGGGAAGCGCTCGCGGCGGCGCTGCGCCACGGGATTGTCTCGACCGGCTGCACCGCGATCGACGTGGGAATGCTGCCGACACCAGCACTCTACTACGCGGTCAGTGCCCTCGGGACCGATGGTGGCGTCCAGGTCACCGGATCGCACAATCCACCCGAGTTCAACGGCTTCAAGGTGATGCTGGCAGGCGATGCCATCCATGGCGAGGAAATAATCGCGCTGTGGGAGGCGATCGTGACCGAGCGCTTCGACGAAGGTGCTGGGCGCCACGCGAGCGACGCGTCGATCCTGACACGCTATCGGCAAGCCATCGTCGAGCGGCATCAGTTACAGCGTCCGGTGAAGGTCGTGGTCGATTGCGGTAACGGCGTGGCATCGCTGGTCGCGGTGGCGACACTGCAGGCGTGCGGTGCCGATGTCGTGCCACTCTTCGCCGACAGCGACGGCACTTTCCCGAATCATCATCCCGACCCGACCGTCCTCGAGAACCTTGTCGACCTGCAGGAAGCGGTGCGGGTGCACGGTGCCGAACTCGGTATCGCGTTCGACGGCGACGGCGATCGGATCGGTGCCGTCGATGAAGATGCCCGGCCGGTCTGGGGCGATCAGCTGCTGGTGCTTTTCGGTCGCGATGCGGTGCGGCGCTTCGGCCCGGGCATCCCGGTGATCTTCGACGTGAAATGCTCCGACTTGCTACCGCAGGCGCTGACGGCGGCTGGCGCTCGTCCGATCATGTGGAAGACGGGGCACTCGCTGATCAAGGCGAAAATGAAGGCCGAGCATTCGCCGCTCGCCGGCGAAATGAGCGGACACATCTTTTTTGGCGGTGACTGGTTCGGGTTCGATGATGCGCTCTTCGCCGCGGCGCGACTGCTCGAGATCGTCTCGTCGCAGCCCGGCGGCCTCGCGCCCTTGCTGGCAGACCTCCCCGAAACGTTTGCGACGCCGGAATTGCGCGTCGAGTGTGCCGATGCGGTGAAGTTCGGCCTCGTCGAGGAAGCGGCGGCCTATTTCGCGTCACGCTATCCTGTGTCGACGATCGACGGCGTGCGGATCGAATACCCCGAAGGATGGGGTCTCATCCGGGCGTCCAACACCCAGGCGATCCTCGTGCTGCGCTTCGAGGGTGCCACCGCTGCCGCACGAGACAGCTATCAACACGAAGTGATGTCCTGGCTCGCCGGCCGCGGCCTCAGGGCCTGA